The Apium graveolens cultivar Ventura chromosome 6, ASM990537v1, whole genome shotgun sequence genome contains a region encoding:
- the LOC141664780 gene encoding uncharacterized protein LOC141664780 — protein sequence MCLGAKRVRKARIQTLKSEFESLRMKDTEAFADFNMKLNVLVTTIRSLGAEIKEDYVVKKLLRAVPNKFLQIASTIEQFGDLETMSVEETVGSLKAHEERLRGLNDTSGGQLMLTAKK from the coding sequence ATGTGCTTAGGAGCGAAACGTGTGAGAAAAGCAAGGATTCAAACCCTCAAATCCGAGTTTGAATCACTGAGAATGAAAGACACAGAGGCATTTGCTGATTTTAACATGAAGCTCAATGTATTGGTGACCACTATTAGATCTTTGGGAGCAGAAATTAAAGAAGATTATGTAGTGAAGAAGCTATTACGAGCTGTGCCCAACAAATTTCTTCAAATCGCGTCCACCATCGAGCAATTTGGAGATCTAGAGACCATGTCTGTAGAAGAAACTGTTGGGTCTCTGAAGGCACATGAAGAAAGACTGAGGGGCTTGAATGATACTAGTGGAGGACAGCTGATGCTAACAGcgaaaaaatag